One genomic window of Aquisalimonas sp. 2447 includes the following:
- a CDS encoding Ig-like domain-containing protein, whose translation MFINNKNTTVVSFLGALALGLGGCISSGGSGSTNGGGDDSEEGLDLSEVSLADTDGLVPFRGVEIEGLPDGASAENLHVHYRIKGESISLRADSDEAVLAPVASFRDGPMELLVPLAKADGATIEMRITDGINDSEVITASIGALASRQNGAWDDYVSGLRDLVETTAEAYGLDYPSDIETWWNNPGHTEVPYVSLVLAYNLLEVDGEEPALKDVTFDEQELELIERIIPHMGLVSEMDRFENFAGEDPESLIADSLSELGTQTLPTVAELASASSQAQMAAQIQQQGAVPQSLNDNVSFEDGSAYIDGLFDIDGPDEVQDWMNRYNAAWHTQQAADAAFKAADYTLTAATVAAVVASGGSGTGAAIAGRTATRAAMKKMISAGQATAGVTRLGLGLIPCCMHDVDAELLPEDGTAEIEDGTSSIVRVERLTARMQNDGTDFAKEFLERFPLNKVGGDISGEIAKQGTSSFANEVVVDAGFREVFGQFDVDLFDVNFVWEGVDISGTQASVPPGVDGEAAIDWELDGFAGEPPTFEHFHPDNFSFPYGDVLFRYDPETFFDREGDLNLLYTRPSEEFYTFGVWHPPIPEDRSELRGVPIRVVFDPARLRVDDPGEEIEFSVEVRNAEDATLVDDGELETTPDLSEPENQEDLGWIEGPLDGPDPEQGRYDYRYHAPEDDLNDFETILVETEADSNQGVREEINDPAPREGSMFIRTDAVEVAVSPQQVCLDEGETETFEATDALTGDEVDVTWEAEHGSISSNGTFTSPGASVAIGLTSEVTATLESDPDVTGTASVTMECSCWYDAEVSGDIGQSYGAASMWVDFDEDSEAIESIQLSNDLEDSGPAGLELVFDPPVPAGATGDFDARTPQGTFRTTLDFGSVDPTNPFSVPGIWQNVPYGDDPWDPIGLLSLQENNIYPLSDQSVPPMTVTFDRHDMWDDTPDGSELLGGERSLALRVTGNVRRLGLESINDDEAQVVIMESGPIEIDVEGEFWPGAVGVTWPSDRQYCSPVL comes from the coding sequence ATGTTCATCAACAACAAGAACACAACCGTCGTTTCATTTCTGGGTGCCCTGGCGCTTGGCTTGGGCGGCTGTATCAGCTCGGGCGGATCGGGCTCCACCAATGGCGGCGGGGATGACTCCGAAGAAGGCCTGGATCTATCTGAGGTAAGCCTCGCGGACACCGACGGTCTGGTGCCGTTTCGTGGCGTTGAGATCGAAGGCCTGCCGGATGGCGCTTCTGCCGAGAACCTCCACGTCCACTACCGGATCAAGGGAGAGTCCATCTCCCTGCGGGCCGACAGCGATGAGGCCGTCCTGGCGCCGGTCGCCAGTTTCCGTGATGGGCCGATGGAACTTCTGGTGCCCTTGGCGAAGGCTGATGGCGCAACCATCGAAATGCGCATCACCGACGGCATCAATGATAGCGAGGTTATCACCGCCTCGATCGGAGCACTTGCATCCCGCCAGAATGGCGCCTGGGACGACTACGTCTCCGGACTCAGGGACCTAGTAGAGACAACTGCGGAGGCATACGGCCTCGATTACCCCAGTGACATTGAGACCTGGTGGAACAACCCAGGTCACACCGAGGTGCCCTACGTCTCCCTGGTGCTGGCGTACAACCTCCTGGAAGTTGACGGCGAGGAGCCGGCACTCAAGGACGTGACATTCGATGAGCAGGAACTGGAACTGATCGAGCGCATCATCCCGCACATGGGGCTTGTCTCGGAGATGGATCGTTTCGAGAACTTTGCTGGCGAGGATCCGGAATCTCTGATTGCCGACTCGCTCAGCGAACTGGGAACGCAGACACTGCCGACGGTCGCTGAACTTGCTAGTGCGTCCAGCCAAGCGCAGATGGCGGCGCAGATACAGCAGCAGGGGGCTGTGCCGCAGTCCCTGAATGACAATGTCAGCTTCGAGGATGGGTCAGCCTACATCGATGGGCTCTTCGATATCGACGGACCGGATGAGGTTCAGGACTGGATGAACCGCTACAACGCGGCCTGGCACACGCAGCAGGCCGCGGACGCTGCATTCAAGGCGGCGGACTATACCCTCACGGCCGCGACCGTCGCCGCAGTTGTCGCCTCGGGCGGGTCAGGCACCGGCGCGGCCATTGCCGGCCGCACGGCGACCCGGGCTGCGATGAAGAAAATGATCTCGGCCGGCCAGGCCACCGCGGGTGTCACACGCCTGGGGCTCGGACTCATCCCTTGCTGCATGCACGATGTGGATGCCGAGCTTCTGCCCGAGGACGGTACCGCAGAGATCGAAGACGGAACGAGTTCCATCGTTCGCGTTGAACGGCTCACAGCCCGCATGCAGAACGACGGTACCGACTTTGCCAAGGAGTTCCTGGAGCGCTTCCCGCTCAACAAGGTCGGCGGCGACATCTCGGGCGAAATTGCCAAGCAGGGTACGTCCTCATTCGCCAACGAAGTCGTCGTCGACGCCGGTTTCCGGGAAGTGTTCGGCCAGTTCGATGTCGACCTGTTCGATGTCAACTTCGTGTGGGAAGGCGTCGATATCTCCGGGACCCAGGCATCGGTCCCCCCGGGAGTCGACGGTGAGGCGGCAATCGACTGGGAGCTCGATGGGTTCGCTGGCGAGCCACCGACGTTCGAGCATTTCCATCCGGATAACTTCAGCTTCCCTTACGGCGATGTCCTGTTCCGATATGACCCCGAGACCTTCTTTGATCGCGAAGGCGACCTCAATCTTCTCTACACGCGACCGAGCGAGGAGTTCTACACGTTCGGTGTGTGGCATCCCCCCATCCCGGAAGATCGCAGTGAGCTGAGAGGCGTGCCCATCCGGGTCGTCTTTGATCCCGCGCGCCTTCGTGTCGACGACCCCGGAGAGGAAATAGAGTTCTCCGTCGAGGTGCGTAACGCGGAGGATGCAACCCTGGTGGATGACGGGGAGCTGGAAACAACGCCCGATCTGTCGGAGCCAGAAAACCAGGAGGACCTTGGATGGATCGAAGGCCCTCTGGATGGTCCGGACCCAGAGCAGGGCCGGTACGACTACCGTTACCACGCACCAGAGGACGATCTCAACGACTTCGAAACCATCCTGGTGGAGACCGAGGCTGACTCCAATCAGGGTGTGCGCGAAGAGATCAATGATCCGGCGCCCAGAGAGGGCAGCATGTTCATCCGTACAGACGCAGTGGAGGTTGCCGTCAGCCCGCAGCAGGTGTGTCTCGATGAGGGCGAAACCGAAACATTCGAGGCAACGGATGCGCTGACCGGCGACGAGGTCGACGTCACATGGGAGGCTGAACATGGATCGATCAGCTCGAACGGCACGTTCACTTCCCCCGGTGCAAGCGTCGCAATCGGACTGACATCCGAGGTAACGGCCACCCTTGAGTCCGACCCCGATGTGACGGGTACGGCGAGCGTGACCATGGAATGCAGCTGCTGGTATGACGCCGAGGTTAGCGGGGACATCGGTCAGTCTTACGGCGCGGCCAGCATGTGGGTCGACTTTGACGAGGACTCCGAAGCCATCGAGAGCATTCAACTCAGTAATGACCTGGAAGACAGCGGCCCGGCCGGGCTTGAGCTCGTGTTCGACCCACCTGTTCCCGCCGGGGCCACTGGGGACTTCGATGCCCGAACCCCACAGGGTACGTTCCGCACCACCCTGGATTTCGGGAGCGTGGATCCCACGAACCCCTTCTCAGTACCAGGTATCTGGCAGAACGTGCCGTACGGAGACGATCCGTGGGATCCAATCGGCCTGTTGTCTCTCCAGGAGAACAACATATACCCGCTCAGTGATCAGAGCGTTCCTCCGATGACGGTCACTTTCGATCGGCACGATATGTGGGATGACACTCCGGACGGGTCAGAGCTGCTCGGCGGGGAGCGCTCCCTCGCTCTCCGGGTGACGGGCAACGTGCGTCGGCTTGGCCTGGAGTCGATCAACGACGACGAGGCGCAGGTCGTGATCATGGAATCCGGACCGATCGAGATCGATGTCGAGGGCGAATTCTGGCCGGGTGCAGTCGGTGTTACCTGGCCGAGTGACAGACAATACTGTTCACCGGTTCTCTGA
- the fghA gene encoding S-formylglutathione hydrolase, whose product MAASVELVSATKSFGGWLKRYRHPSGVLGCDMIFAIYLPPQAEQQDVPVFWWLSGLTCTDENFMQKAGAQRVAAELGVAIVCPDTSPRDTGLPGEDDSYDFGSGAGFYINATRAPWNRHYHMYDYVTEELPALVRETFPVNGRESICGHSMGGHGALVCALHNPGRYAAVSAFAPIANPVACPWGEKAFGGYLGEDRSAWTQWDASELIRAHGCDLPLLVDQGDADNFLHDGQLRPEGLQQACSAAGVDLELRHQPGYDHSYFFIATFIEDHLRWHAAALTRAG is encoded by the coding sequence ATGGCTGCATCCGTGGAACTCGTCTCCGCCACCAAGAGCTTCGGTGGCTGGCTAAAACGCTACCGGCACCCATCAGGGGTGCTGGGCTGCGACATGATCTTCGCCATCTACCTGCCGCCGCAGGCAGAGCAGCAGGATGTGCCCGTCTTCTGGTGGTTGTCCGGGCTCACCTGCACCGATGAGAATTTCATGCAGAAAGCGGGCGCCCAGCGGGTGGCCGCCGAGCTGGGCGTGGCCATCGTCTGCCCGGATACCAGCCCGCGGGATACCGGCCTACCCGGCGAGGACGACAGCTATGACTTCGGCTCCGGTGCCGGCTTCTACATCAATGCCACCCGCGCGCCCTGGAACCGGCACTATCACATGTACGACTACGTGACCGAGGAGCTACCGGCGCTGGTGCGGGAGACGTTCCCGGTGAACGGCCGGGAGTCTATCTGCGGGCACTCCATGGGCGGCCACGGCGCGCTGGTCTGCGCGCTGCATAACCCGGGGCGCTACGCCGCCGTGTCCGCCTTCGCGCCCATTGCCAACCCGGTGGCCTGCCCCTGGGGCGAGAAGGCCTTTGGTGGCTACCTGGGCGAGGACCGGAGCGCCTGGACTCAGTGGGATGCCAGCGAGCTGATCCGCGCCCATGGCTGTGATCTCCCTCTGCTGGTGGACCAGGGCGATGCCGACAACTTCCTGCACGACGGCCAGCTCCGCCCGGAGGGACTGCAGCAGGCCTGCAGCGCCGCCGGCGTGGACCTTGAGCTGCGCCATCAGCCGGGTTACGACCACTCCTACTTCTTCATCGCCACCTTCATCGAAGACCACCTGCGGTGGCATGCTGCGGCACTGACCCGGGCGGGCTGA
- a CDS encoding S-(hydroxymethyl)glutathione dehydrogenase/class III alcohol dehydrogenase — translation MKSRAALAFEAGQPLVLEEIDVAGPRRGEVLVRMAATSVCHTDAYTLSGADPEGLFPSVLGHEGAGVVQEVGEGVTGLQPGDHVIPLYTAECGECKFCRSGKTNLCGAVRATQGKGVMPDGTSRFSVNGKPLHHYMGCSTFSEYTVLPEVSLAKVSKEAPMDKICLLGCGVTTGIGAVRNTAKVEPDATVAVFGLGAIGLAVIQGAQMVGAERIIAIDVNPEKFTLAGQFGATEFVNPNDYDDPIQQVIVDMTDGGVDYSFECIGNVNVMRSALECCHKGWGESVIIGVAGAGEEISTRPFQLVTGRVWKGSAFGGVKGRSELPGYVDDYMNGRLRIDEFITHDMPFERINEAFDLLHAGKSIRTVLHY, via the coding sequence ATGAAATCACGCGCTGCCCTGGCCTTCGAGGCGGGCCAGCCCCTGGTGCTGGAGGAAATCGATGTTGCCGGCCCCAGGCGCGGAGAAGTGCTGGTGCGCATGGCCGCGACCAGCGTCTGCCATACGGATGCCTACACCCTCTCCGGTGCCGACCCGGAGGGCCTGTTCCCGTCAGTGCTGGGCCACGAGGGCGCCGGTGTGGTGCAGGAAGTCGGCGAGGGCGTCACCGGCCTGCAGCCCGGGGATCACGTCATTCCGCTGTATACGGCCGAGTGCGGCGAGTGCAAGTTCTGCCGCTCGGGCAAGACCAATCTCTGCGGCGCCGTGCGCGCCACCCAGGGCAAGGGCGTGATGCCCGACGGCACCTCCCGCTTCTCCGTGAACGGCAAGCCCCTGCACCACTACATGGGCTGCTCCACCTTCAGCGAGTACACGGTGCTGCCGGAAGTCTCTCTGGCCAAGGTCTCGAAAGAGGCGCCCATGGACAAGATCTGCCTGCTCGGCTGTGGCGTGACCACCGGCATCGGTGCCGTCCGCAACACCGCGAAGGTGGAGCCGGATGCCACGGTGGCCGTGTTCGGCCTCGGCGCCATCGGCCTGGCGGTGATCCAGGGAGCGCAGATGGTGGGCGCCGAGCGCATCATCGCCATCGACGTCAACCCGGAGAAGTTCACCCTGGCCGGCCAGTTCGGCGCCACGGAGTTCGTCAACCCCAACGATTACGACGATCCCATCCAGCAGGTCATCGTCGACATGACCGACGGCGGGGTGGATTACTCCTTCGAGTGCATCGGCAACGTCAACGTCATGCGCTCGGCCCTGGAGTGCTGCCACAAGGGCTGGGGCGAGTCCGTGATCATCGGCGTGGCCGGTGCCGGCGAGGAGATCTCCACCCGGCCGTTCCAGCTGGTGACCGGGCGGGTGTGGAAGGGGTCGGCGTTCGGCGGCGTGAAAGGCCGCAGCGAGCTGCCGGGTTATGTGGATGACTACATGAACGGCCGTCTCAGGATCGACGAATTCATTACCCACGACATGCCCTTCGAGCGGATCAACGAGGCCTTTGACCTGCTGCACGCGGGCAAGAGCATCCGTACCGTTCTGCACTACTGA
- a CDS encoding LysR family transcriptional regulator, whose protein sequence is MQHWDRIEAFVEVVRQESFAGAARRLGVSSSHVSRLVARLETQLGTQLLYRTTRQLNLTDAGSVYFDHCAQLFDGFREALQSISDYQRQPTGVLKATCATTFGERFIAPLVNDFLLRHPQLQVHLEFTNRRVDIINEGFDVAIRTGALPDSSLIARRLCARREYVVGSPAYFQRHARPHTLEELSAHNCLRGSADEWTFDTRGQHRHLRVHGNWRGNSGHAVLDAARKGLGLAQLPDYYVQADLDAGRLVPVLDGFACTHTAVWVLYPRHRHLSPKVRQFVDFLVAAMQAETPGTDRRIPGDAP, encoded by the coding sequence ATGCAGCATTGGGATCGTATCGAGGCGTTCGTCGAGGTCGTCCGGCAGGAATCCTTTGCCGGCGCGGCGCGGCGGTTGGGGGTGTCGAGTTCCCACGTCAGCCGGCTGGTGGCACGCCTGGAGACGCAGCTCGGCACGCAGCTGCTCTACCGCACCACCCGCCAGCTCAACCTCACCGACGCGGGATCGGTGTACTTCGACCACTGCGCCCAGCTTTTCGACGGTTTCCGTGAGGCCCTGCAGTCCATCAGCGATTACCAGCGCCAGCCCACGGGGGTGCTCAAGGCCACCTGCGCCACCACCTTCGGCGAACGCTTCATCGCTCCGCTGGTAAACGACTTCCTGCTGCGCCACCCGCAGCTGCAGGTGCACCTGGAGTTCACCAACCGCCGGGTGGACATCATCAATGAAGGCTTCGACGTGGCCATCCGCACCGGCGCCCTGCCGGACTCATCCCTGATCGCCCGGCGCCTGTGCGCCCGGCGGGAGTACGTGGTGGGCTCGCCGGCCTACTTCCAGCGTCACGCCCGGCCGCACACCCTGGAGGAGCTGTCCGCGCACAACTGCCTGCGGGGCTCTGCCGACGAGTGGACCTTCGACACCCGGGGACAGCACCGCCACCTGCGGGTGCACGGCAACTGGCGGGGCAACTCAGGGCACGCCGTCCTGGACGCTGCCCGCAAGGGACTGGGGCTGGCGCAACTGCCCGACTACTACGTGCAGGCGGATCTGGACGCGGGCCGGCTCGTTCCGGTACTGGACGGTTTCGCCTGCACCCACACCGCTGTCTGGGTGCTCTATCCCCGCCACCGCCATTTGTCGCCGAAGGTGCGGCAGTTTGTCGATTTCCTGGTGGCCGCCATGCAGGCTGAAACGCCCGGGACTGACCGCCGGATTCCGGGGGATGCGCCATGA
- the putP gene encoding sodium/proline symporter PutP, translating to MDMPLPTLLTFAAYLVLMLALGYYAYRITNDLSDYVLGGRSLGPGVTALSAGASDMSGWLLLGLPGAVYASGLGELWIGVGLVAGAFLNWLFVAGRLRRFTEVAKDSLTIPDFLENRFHDKTRMLRVISAIVILIFFTLYISAGLVGGGLLFQSTFGMEYSTALIVGAVVIISYTFLGGFLAVSWTDFFQGILMFLTLLVVPMFVVVLVGGWGQAEREIVSIDPSYSTVLEGMTFLGMISLLAWGLGYFGQPHILARFMAIRSVEEMPRAMTIGMGWMILALIGAVATGYMGIAFFADAPIEESETILIELIRALFNPWVAGILMAAILAAIMSTIDSQLLVSASALTNDFYKGFFRPSATDQEMVWVGRGAVIVVSIVALLLAMDPEAGVLDLVAYAWGGFGAAFGPVIILSLYWQRMTGVSAMAGMVVGAVTVIVWEQLSGGLFDVYEIVPGFLFCTLTIVVVSLLGKEPSREVQQQFRDAGM from the coding sequence ATGGATATGCCCTTACCCACACTGCTGACGTTTGCCGCCTACCTGGTGCTCATGCTGGCACTGGGCTACTACGCCTACCGCATCACCAACGACCTGTCGGACTACGTGCTCGGCGGCCGCAGCCTCGGCCCGGGGGTCACGGCCCTCAGCGCCGGGGCGTCGGACATGAGCGGCTGGCTGCTGCTGGGCCTGCCCGGGGCGGTCTACGCTTCGGGGCTCGGCGAGTTGTGGATCGGTGTCGGCCTGGTGGCCGGCGCATTCCTGAACTGGCTGTTCGTGGCCGGTCGGCTGCGGCGGTTCACGGAGGTCGCCAAGGATTCCCTCACCATTCCGGACTTCCTGGAGAACCGTTTCCACGACAAGACCCGCATGCTGCGGGTGATTTCGGCCATCGTCATCCTGATCTTCTTCACCCTGTACATCTCCGCCGGGCTGGTGGGCGGCGGGCTGCTGTTCCAGAGCACCTTCGGCATGGAGTACAGCACGGCGCTGATCGTGGGCGCGGTGGTGATCATCTCCTACACCTTCCTGGGCGGCTTTCTGGCGGTGAGCTGGACCGACTTCTTCCAGGGCATCCTGATGTTCCTCACGCTGCTGGTGGTCCCCATGTTCGTGGTGGTGCTGGTGGGCGGCTGGGGTCAGGCGGAACGGGAGATCGTCTCCATCGACCCCAGCTACTCGACGGTGCTCGAGGGCATGACCTTCCTCGGCATGATCTCGCTGCTCGCATGGGGCCTGGGCTACTTCGGCCAGCCGCACATCCTGGCCCGCTTCATGGCCATCCGCTCCGTGGAAGAAATGCCCAGGGCCATGACCATCGGCATGGGCTGGATGATCCTGGCGCTCATCGGCGCGGTGGCCACCGGGTACATGGGCATCGCCTTCTTCGCCGATGCGCCCATCGAGGAGAGCGAGACCATCCTCATCGAGCTCATCCGGGCGCTGTTCAACCCGTGGGTGGCGGGCATCCTGATGGCGGCGATCCTGGCGGCCATCATGAGCACCATCGATTCGCAGCTGCTGGTCTCCGCAAGCGCCCTGACCAATGACTTCTACAAGGGCTTCTTCCGGCCTTCGGCCACGGACCAGGAGATGGTCTGGGTGGGTCGTGGTGCGGTCATCGTGGTGTCCATCGTGGCTCTGCTACTGGCCATGGACCCCGAGGCAGGCGTGCTGGACCTGGTGGCCTACGCCTGGGGCGGCTTCGGTGCAGCCTTCGGCCCGGTGATCATCCTGTCGCTCTACTGGCAGCGCATGACCGGCGTCTCGGCCATGGCGGGCATGGTGGTGGGCGCGGTGACGGTCATCGTCTGGGAGCAGCTCTCCGGCGGGCTGTTCGACGTCTACGAGATCGTGCCCGGCTTCCTGTTCTGCACCCTGACCATCGTCGTGGTCAGCCTGCTGGGCAAGGAGCCCTCCCGGGAAGTGCAGCAGCAGTTCCGCGATGCCGGCATGTAA
- a CDS encoding EAL domain-containing protein, translating to MTRWLYRFPINLTLPVLLLLAGLGLVSLYTVNLVQDQQQSILENSERELTNEISRMQRLVQHLAGRQEHARIQEEMVALNPDIRVRQARVVDDENHILAALNRSERGQSLLELAAAEESAALDEAGVELLNLARERRAAQVRYLEADNILVAAAPLEIMGPSIQLGPSPAGGVILAWDLTYPFQQAREAALDSAAVMSPVLVAAFGGLWWLLYLVLGRRLARLTRTAELIAAGDSRERARVAGEDEIGRLGGAFNAMADSLVREKEYAQVTLASIGDGVVTTDIEGRVAFLNPVAEYLTGWSSHGARGRFVTEVFNIVNEVTRKAATNPVEQCLREGRIVGLANHTLLLRDDGQEFAIEDSAAPIRDRDGNVIGVVLVFHDVTHARELANELSWQASHDALTGLHNRHAFEQRLDHLAQYPESTRGSEQHTLLYIDLDQFKVINDVAGHVAGDQMLRQVAGLMQEQVRDTDLLARLGGDEFGVILTHCDIEHAQRVADALHRALDDYRFAWESRTFRASASIGILEFHPGKRTLTDLLSDADIAVYAAKNSGRHRSHVFRADDQALLRERREMDWATQITDAVDEGRLELFAQAILPLARETAVDDGLSFEVLVRLRGADGELIPPGAFLPAAERFDLIAMVDRWIITRAFSLVAESLRDHGEGSIAHCAVNLSGSTLSDDSLLPFIKNQLSLHHLPPEIVCFEVTETATISNFQSALRFIRDLRAMGCRFALDDFGSGLSSFAYLRTLPVDYLKIDGSFVRNIAHDQVNQALVSSINAVGHLLEKQTIAEFAEDEATIAQLRVLGVDYAQGYGLHRPEPLEDLLAARARARRRKQ from the coding sequence ATGACGCGGTGGCTCTACCGCTTCCCGATCAACCTGACACTGCCGGTGCTGCTGCTCCTGGCCGGGCTTGGTCTGGTGAGTCTCTATACAGTGAATCTGGTCCAGGACCAGCAGCAGTCTATTCTCGAGAACTCCGAGCGGGAGCTGACCAACGAGATCAGTCGCATGCAGCGGCTGGTCCAGCATCTCGCTGGCCGGCAGGAACACGCCCGCATCCAGGAAGAGATGGTCGCCCTGAACCCCGACATCCGGGTGCGTCAGGCCCGCGTGGTGGACGATGAGAACCACATCCTGGCGGCCCTGAACCGCAGCGAGCGCGGCCAGAGCCTTCTTGAGCTCGCGGCCGCCGAGGAATCCGCTGCCCTGGATGAAGCCGGGGTGGAGTTGCTGAACCTCGCCCGGGAGCGGCGTGCCGCGCAGGTGCGCTACCTGGAGGCGGACAACATCCTGGTGGCGGCTGCACCGCTGGAGATCATGGGGCCGTCCATCCAGCTCGGGCCCAGCCCCGCCGGCGGCGTGATCCTCGCATGGGATCTGACTTATCCGTTCCAGCAGGCACGCGAAGCGGCCCTGGATTCCGCCGCTGTCATGAGCCCCGTCCTGGTGGCCGCCTTCGGCGGGCTGTGGTGGCTGCTCTATCTTGTGCTCGGACGCCGTCTCGCCCGACTCACCCGAACCGCCGAACTGATTGCGGCGGGAGACAGCCGCGAGCGGGCGCGGGTCGCGGGCGAGGACGAAATCGGTCGTCTGGGCGGTGCGTTCAACGCCATGGCCGACAGTCTGGTCAGGGAGAAGGAATACGCCCAGGTGACTCTGGCGTCCATTGGTGACGGTGTGGTGACCACGGACATCGAAGGGCGTGTGGCCTTCCTGAACCCCGTGGCGGAATACCTCACCGGCTGGAGTAGTCACGGTGCCCGCGGGCGCTTTGTGACCGAGGTGTTTAACATCGTCAACGAGGTGACCCGGAAAGCGGCCACCAACCCGGTGGAGCAGTGTCTGCGTGAAGGGCGGATCGTGGGCCTGGCCAACCACACCCTGTTATTGCGTGATGATGGCCAGGAGTTCGCCATCGAGGATTCCGCCGCGCCGATCCGGGATCGGGATGGCAACGTGATTGGTGTAGTGCTGGTGTTCCACGACGTCACCCATGCCCGGGAGCTCGCCAACGAGTTGAGCTGGCAGGCCAGCCACGATGCCCTCACCGGCCTGCACAACCGTCATGCCTTTGAACAGCGACTGGATCACCTCGCCCAATACCCGGAGAGCACCCGCGGTAGCGAACAGCACACGCTGCTCTACATCGACCTGGACCAGTTCAAGGTGATTAACGACGTTGCCGGGCATGTCGCCGGTGATCAGATGCTGCGGCAGGTGGCCGGCCTGATGCAGGAGCAGGTCCGTGATACCGATCTGCTGGCCCGCCTGGGCGGTGACGAGTTCGGCGTGATCCTCACCCATTGCGACATCGAGCACGCGCAGCGGGTCGCGGATGCACTCCACCGTGCCCTGGACGACTACCGCTTCGCCTGGGAGAGCCGCACTTTCCGCGCCAGTGCTTCCATCGGCATCCTCGAGTTCCATCCGGGCAAGCGGACGCTCACCGACCTGCTCTCGGATGCCGATATCGCCGTGTATGCTGCCAAGAATTCCGGGCGTCACAGATCCCATGTGTTTCGTGCGGATGATCAGGCGTTGCTGAGAGAACGCCGGGAGATGGACTGGGCGACCCAGATCACCGATGCCGTCGACGAAGGGCGCCTGGAACTGTTCGCCCAGGCAATTCTGCCCCTCGCTCGCGAGACCGCGGTGGATGACGGGCTGTCCTTCGAGGTGCTGGTGCGCCTGCGTGGCGCTGACGGCGAGTTGATCCCTCCGGGTGCGTTCCTGCCGGCGGCCGAGCGCTTCGACCTGATCGCCATGGTGGACCGCTGGATCATCACCCGCGCGTTCTCCCTGGTCGCGGAATCCCTGCGGGATCATGGCGAAGGCAGCATCGCGCACTGCGCGGTGAATCTGTCCGGGAGCACTCTGAGTGACGACAGCCTACTGCCGTTCATCAAGAACCAGTTAAGCCTGCATCACCTCCCGCCGGAGATCGTGTGCTTCGAGGTCACGGAGACCGCGACCATCTCGAACTTCCAGAGTGCACTCCGGTTCATCCGTGATCTCCGCGCCATGGGCTGTCGCTTCGCCCTGGACGACTTTGGCTCCGGCCTCTCCTCCTTCGCCTATCTCCGGACGCTGCCCGTGGACTACCTGAAGATCGACGGCAGTTTCGTCCGCAATATCGCGCATGACCAGGTCAACCAGGCGCTGGTGAGCAGTATCAATGCCGTCGGCCATCTGCTGGAGAAGCAGACCATCGCCGAATTCGCCGAGGATGAGGCCACCATCGCCCAGTTGCGTGTTCTGGGGGTGGACTACGCGCAGGGTTACGGGCTGCATCGCCCCGAGCCGCTGGAAGACCTGCTTGCGGCCCGGGCCAGGGCCCGGCGCCGCAAGCAGTAA